The segment TTGCAAGACAATGTTCCGGTACATAGATAGCAGTAGGTATAAAATTAATGAAAATTAACTTATCTTTAACAATGCCAGCATTTCTGACAGATTGGAGACGACAAGCGCGATCTAATGAAAAAACTCTATTTCTAACCCTGGCTGCCTCAAACAGTTTATATGGCGGTATGATAGATTCGTCTTTATTCAAGCCTCTTGAAAGGAATTCATGTCCATAAATTGTTGGGATATTTTCTTCCATACGAATAATTGGTTGATAATGAGTTATAATTCTGTTTTCTGAAATTAACTCATCTATCCATGCAGTTTCCCTTTCTTTTGCAAACTGATGAATCGGCTTTTTGTTGTTTTTATTTTTTGCTGGATTAAAAACCTCTGCTTCGACTGCTTCAATTCCATATTCACCTAAATGAACTGCTGCATAATCGACAAACGAAAAAAAAACAGGCTCTAACAGCCAAACGGTTGTATTGTTTATCAATTTATATTCATCTGCAGAGCTTTCCTTGAGATAGTCTAAAAGCAGTGTCATGGAATGTGCATCTTGAAAAAAAACACTATAGCCCTTTGCTCTCGGAACACATACATCGCAAACCAAATTTGTTTCCCCCACTTCGTTCTTTACGTCTAGATGTTTATCGTTCATTTTCCCTAGATTTTTAACAAGCAAACATAGTTTTAGTACTATTTTACTATAATTTATTTTAACAATGTAGGCAAGATTTGCGACTTTTTCCTATTATTTTTTGGATTAACTGTTTTTTATTTCCTCTGCTGGGGAACATAATGTTAAACAATAAGAGGAGATGAAATTGTATGAAGGAACATCAGTCATTATGGAGAGAGTCAGTAAAGCTACCATCCTTTTCAACGCTTTCTAAGGATGAAGTAACAGAGGTTTGTATTGTTGGTGGAGGAATTACTGGAATGACAGCAGCTTATTTGCTCGGCAGACAGGGTCATCAAGTTATATTGCTTGAAGCAGATACATTAATGAGTGGTACAACAGGCTACACAACAGCAAAAATTACCGCACAACATGGACTAATTTATGATGAGCTGATAGAAAATATGGGATTAGAAAAAGCCAAACTATATTATGAAGCAAATAAGAATGCGATGGAGTTTATAAAATTGTTGGCAGAGCAGCTAGATATAGACTGCGGACTGGAAAAGCATGATGCGGTTTTATATGCTGTTGCGGATGAATACGCAGAAAAAGTAAAGAAGGAGCATGTTGCATATCAAAAAATCGGCATTGATTGTGAGCTAGTAACCTCTATTCCATTGCCAATCCCAATTAAAGCAGCATTAATAATGAAAGATCAATATCAATTTCATCCATTACAGTTTTTCAAAAAGTTAATAGAGAAAATGGAAAATGTACAAATATTTGAAAATACAACAGCTACAGATGTTGAGGAAAATCAATCCGAAAAAGTGGCAGTAATTACAAGAGATGGCTTTAAGGTCCATGCAGACAAGGTTATCAGTGCATCCCATTTTCCATTTTACGATGCAAATGGTTTCTACTTTGCTCGGATGTATCCGGAAAGGTCGTATATAGTCGCAGTAGAAGAAACGAATGACTATCCTGGCGGAATGTACTATAGCGCTGATACTCCTACTAGATCCCTGCGTCCTGTTACACATAATGGCAAGAACCTCATCTTAATAAGTGGTGACAGTCATAAAACAGGACAAGATGAAGATACAGCAAGGCATTATGAAGCACTTAAGGAGTTTGGAAAAAATGCTTTGAAAACAGACAAGGTTTTATACGAATGGTCGGCACAGGACTTAATCACACTAGACAAAGTTCCGTATGTTGGCTGTATTAAAAAAGGTCATGATTCTGTATTCGTGGCAACAGGGTATCGAAAATGGGGTATGACTAACGGAGCAGCAGCAGCTCTTTTGCTTGCTGATTTGGTGTTAAACAAGCAAAATCCATATGAAGAATTGTATACACCTTCTCGCTTTTATTCAGATCCGAGCTTACGCAAATTTATTAGTATTAACTTAGATGTAGCGAAGCATTTGATTGGCGGAAAGCTTAAGTCAGCTGATCAAGAAAAGGAATTATCCCTTGATGAAGCTTCCATACTCCGCATAAACGGCAAAAAAGTCGGCTGTTACAAGGACAAGGAAGGAACTGTGCATATGGTGGATACAACATGTACCCATCTTGGATGTGAGGTAGCTTGGAATAATGGGGAAAAAACCTGGGATTGCCCGTGCCACGGCTCCCGCTTCTCTTTTGATGGAGATGTTTTAGAAGGACCGGCTGACGAGCCTTTAAAGAAATACCAATAACCGAAAAGGGACAGGAATTTCTTTTGTGAAATTCCCTGTCCCTTTTCGGTTATTTTGCTATGATTGCTTTTAATTGTTTCTTGATAGTACCTGCAGCAATACCACCATGGTAGCAAATTACTGTATCAATATTATAGTGAAGAAATTTAGCTGCGGATTCTAACGCTTCTTCCATATTTAATGTATGCTGGGGAACAGGTCCGGCTAGTTTCCCGTCTATGCAAGTGAGAGCATCCCCAGCAATAAGTGTTTTCTTGTCTTTTATATAAAGACTGACATGGCCAGGTGTGTGACCTGGTGTAGTAATGACCTCAATGCCAGGATAACCTTCAAGCTCCGCTTTATCTGTGAGGAGAAGCGTTACATCCGCACTTGGTGGATTCTCATAGAATGGTTTTAAACTATCAGGTATAGATGCCCATTTTTCTGCGGTTAAATTCTCTCCGCTCAATTTAAGAAGAAGCTTTGTTCCTTCTATATAAGGTTTATCCAGTTCATGTGCAAATACAGCTAACCTTTTGTTTGATGCTTCCATTAATTCTGGCAGACTACCGATATGGTCCAAATCCTGATGTGTTAATATAATGGCGGAAAGTTTCTCAAAAGGTACATCATTTTCTGCAAATGCTTTCTGCAGTGCAGCAAGCGTGCCGGGCATGCCTGTATCCACTAGAAGAGCATTCGTTTTATTCCATAATAATGTAGGGAAAATCGTGAACGAACCAAGATCTATCTTTAATGCGCTAAAATTCCATTGAGACTCCATCTTATTCTCCTCCTTTTTCGGATATTTCACCATTTCTATTATCCTTACAAATCCAGATATTGTCAAAAATAAATCAAGCTCTGAACAAATGACAAAACAGCCTGCTAAGGCTGTTTCTGTCGTTTCTATTCCATAATTTTGCAGATATTATTCGTAAATTCTACTGGATCCTCAATTGGAAGTCCTTCAATAAGCAGCGCTTGATTGTATAATAGATTTGTATACAGTGTAAGCTTATCGTTATCCTGTGCAAATGCTGTTTTTAATGATTGAAATACTTCATGGCTTGTATTAATTTCGAGCACTTTATCGGCTGTCACACCCTGGCTGTCAGGCATCGCATTAAGGATTTTTTCCATTTCAATCGTTAATTCGCCTTCTGTCGAAAGACAAACTGGATGAGATTTTAATCTTGTTGAGATCTTCACATCCTTCACCTTCCCGTTAAGGGCCTCTTTCATAAACTGCAGTAATGGTTTAACTTCTTCCTCTGTTTCTGTCGTTTCCTTATCATTCACATTAATACCAAGATCGCTTGAAGATACAGATTTAAATTCTTTGTCTTTATAGACATGAAGCATCTTAATGGCGAACTCATCGATATCATCAGTGAAATAAAGAATTTCATAGCCTTCGTCAGCGACAAGCTCTGTTTGGGGAAGTTTATTGATTCTTTCAATAGACTCACCTGTTGCATAGTATATATACTTTTGCTCGTCTGCCATTTTTGAGATATATTCATCTAAAGAAACGAGCTTTTTCTCTTTTGAGGAATAAAACAGCAGTAAATCCTCTAGCATTTCTTTATTTGCTCCAAAATCATTATAGACTCCGAATTTCAATTGTCTGCCAAAAGATTGATAGAATGCTTCATATTTTTCCCGCTCATCCTTTAACAGTGTTTTCAATTGGCCTTTAATTTTTTTGGTGATATTTTTTTCGATTTTTTTCAGCTGTCTGTCATGCTGAAGCATCTCTCGGGAAATATTTAAGGAAAGATCCTCTGAATCAACAAGCCCTTTTACAAAGCTGAAATAATCAGGCAGAAGATCTGCGCATTTTTCCATAATCAGAACACCGTTAGAATACAGCTCTACGCCTTTTTCATATTCCTTCGAATAATAATCAAATGGTGCCTTTTCCGGTACATACAAAATGGCATTATAGCGGATTGCTCCATCCACGCTCACATGAATATGTGTTAACGGCTTATCAAATCCATAACGTTTATCCTCGTAAAAGCGCTCATAATCTTCATCCGTAAGTTCACTTTTGTTTTTTCTCCAAATTGGCACCATACTGTTAATTGTTTGTTCCTCCACAAACTCAGCAAATTCTCCATTCTCATCTTGCTCTGGAGCAGAAACAGACACATCCATTTTAATTGGGTAACGGATAAAATCTGAGTATTTTTTGATAATTTGTTTTAAACGATGCTCGTCTAAAAACTCATCATATTGGTCTTCCTCACTGTTTTCCTTTAATGTTAGCACTATTTCCGTTCCGACTTGTTCCTTTGCAGCTTCTTCGATTGTGTACCCGTCAGCACCCTTTGATTGCCATTTGTAGGCAATGCTGCTGTCCAACGATTTTGAAGTAACAGTTACAACATCTGCGACCATAAAGGCAGCATAGAAACCTACACCAAATTGGCCGATAATATCATGCCCGTCCTTTAGCACTGTTTCATTCTTAAAGGCAAAAGAACCGCTTTTTGCAATTGTCCCTAAGTTATTCTCCAACTCTTCTTTTGTCATTCCGATGCCACTGTCTGTTATGGTCAACGTCCGCTTCTGTTTATCTGCTTTAATCTTTATATAGTAATCTTCTTTATGGAAGGTTATTGCATCATCTGATAATGCCCTGTAATAGATTTTATCAATGGCATCACTTGCATTAGAAATCAGTTCTCTTAAAAAAACCTCTCTTTGGGAGTAAATAGAGTTAATCATCATTTCGAGAAGCCTTTTGGATTCGGCTTTGAATTCCTTTGTTTCCATCATTAGCAAATAGCTCCTTTCAAAAGTAAGAATAAACGAATATGTAACGCCGTTAGCACTCATAGATTTCAAGTGCTAACGCTTATTTAATACCATATATTTGGAATTTTGTCAACATATCTGCAAAAAGAAACAGCCTGCTGTTATAAACACAGCAGGCTAAATCATTATTAATATGGATCAGAGGGATGGGACACATCCTCTGCTGTTTGCACAGCCTCTTCCATTTTATCGACTCTAGTTTCTGTAATCTTCTTAATTCCTTCGGCAATTCTTTTACCGTAATCTTCATCGCATTGTGTCAGCATATCGACCATTTTTGCTTGTATTTCCTCTCGACAAGCAGCAAGTGCGGATGATAGGTTACTGATGAGTTCATCTCGTTCAAAATCAGAAAAACGTCTGTATGTTTCTCCGGCCTGTCCGAAATTATTCTCACGAGAGATTTTTTCCCGTTTCACTTCGCCCTCCACATGCGGCTCATGCTCTTTTCCGGGATTTTCCGCTTCCTTTAAGCCGCCGATAACAGATGGCTCATAATTGATGTGCGGATTTTGGTGTTTGCCGAACTCAGTACGGAAATCCATTTGGCCGCCTTCCTGATTTGTTGCCACATGCTTTTTCGGCTTATTGATTGGCAATTGCAGGTAGTTTGTTCCGACTCTGTGTCGCTGTGTATCAGAGTATGAGAATGTTCTTCCTTGAAGAAGCTTGTCATCAGAAAAGTCCATTCCATCCACGATTACACCTGTACCAAATGCAACTTGCTCTACTTCTGTAAAGTAGTTTTCCGGATTCTTATTCAAAACCATCTTTCCGACTGGAAGCCAAGGGAAATCGTCTTTATACCAAAGCTTTGTCGGATCAAGTGGATCAAAATCCAATTCTGGATGCTCTCCATCCTCCATGATTTGAACATAAAGCTCCCATTCCGGATAATCGCCTTTTTCAATGGCTTCATATAAATCCTGTGTTGCATGGCTATAGTTCTTTCCTTGAATCTCATCTGCTTCTTTTTGTGTTAAGTTCTTGATGCCTTGTTTTGGCTCCCAATGGTATTTAACAAGAACACCTTTACCTTCCTCGTTCACCCATTTATAGGCATGAACACCAGATCCTTGCATCTGCCGGTAATTCGCAGGTATGCCCCATGGTGAAAACAAGAATGTGATCATATGCATGGATTCAGGAGTCAATGCAAGGAAGTCAAACATTCTTTCCGGGTCTGACAGGTTTGTAACAGGGTCTGGCTTAAAGGAATGAACCATATCTGGAAATTTCAGCGGATCACGGATAAAGAAAATCTTTATGTTGTTCCCCACTAAATCCCAGTTGCCATCCTCTGTATAAAACTTGATCGCAAATCCTCGTGGATCTCTTAATGATTCTGGTGAATGAACACCATGGACAACTGTTGAAAAACGCACGAAAAGCGGTGTTTGTTTGCCTTTTTCTTGAAAAATCTTTGCTCTTGTATATTTGGAAATAGGTTCATCACCAACAGTACCATATGACTCAAAATACCCATGTGCTCCAGCACCTCTTGCGTGAACAACCCTTTCCGGGATTTTTTCACGATCAAAGTGTGTGATTTTTTCTAAGAAATCGTAATTTTCCAGTGTTGTCGGGCCTCTGTTCCCAACCGTTCTTACATTTTGATTATCTGTTACAGGATGACCTTGGCGATTTGTTAACATGTCTTCGCCGGTAGGCTCATTCATTTTTTCTTCCATACATTCCAACTCCTTTATATGTATAACAGTATCGTTACCAAAATTAGGAGTGATATGCATATTTTAGTTGGATTTTACAATATTTTCATAGCTGATTTTTTATTTAAATTAAAATTGTCATGCCAGGAGCGTCTGTTTCTCTCTCTTGAAAGCCTAGCTTCTTATAGAAGGGATGCTTTCCCTTTGCTGAAAAAAGCTGGACTGTTTGAATGCCGCTATCTTTGCATTTTTGAATAAGCTCTTCAATCACCTTTTTGCCAAGACCTTGCCCTTGCATATCTGGGTTTACCATTACATCACAGATTAGGGACTGATAAACACCATCTGAAATCATTCTTCCAAATGCTGTTAATGTGTCATTATGGTAAATAGCTGTATAATACCAGCTGTTTTTGGCTGCTTCATATAATTGTTCTCGTGTATAATTTCCTTTTTTATTTTGCAGCAATCCACTTGCTTCATGCAGTGCTGCAAACTGTTCAAATGTAGGGAGTTCATTTGTTATTTGGTAGTCCATTGTTATTCTCCTCAGTACGATTGTTTATATAATATTTATACAATATTATTAATAAATATTCAATTATTAGTTTAAAAAAACACCTAATTGTAGGTGTCAAAGTAGAGGTAATCTTTAAAGAAGAGTTATTTTCAAGTTTAATTAGTTAGTTCTTACCGTTTTCAACAAAGTAAATCATGATTACTGCTGCTGTTCGTAAGCATTTAAGCTGTTTTCGCTTTTTCTTTTCTGCTTTTTATAAATATAACCAAAAAATAGATGATTCCAAACAAGGCGAAGAGGATGGCGGAATATATTGCTTTTTTCTCATTTGTAAGTGGTAAATATTGTACTGCTAATGTAGGTACATAAATCATTAATGGAATAAAAGGTAATAAGGATTTCGACCACCATGCAAACCATGCTAAGAAAACGAATGCAACTGCAGCAATACTCAGCTTTCCAGCAAAATCGTCAATTATAAGCACTGGTGTCCCTTTGTTTCCAAAGTATAAAAGCAGAACAAATGCTGAAGTACACAGGATATTGAGTATCATAACAACAATCATCATCTTTTTTGACAGCGCTTCTGTATTTGAAGCAAACTTTTTGAATGTAAGGACAAATAATAAAAGCATTACTGCAACAACTAAAGGCTGACCAATGATGACTGCTAATGAATAGCTTAACTCACCTAGAATGGTGTCACCGATTACTTTATAGGCAATAACACTTATAAACACAAGAGGAATATACTTTAACCATTCTCTATAGTCTGTTTTCATTTCGTTAGCTAAACTTTCCATATAGGATTTTGGGGAGTCGCCTGTAATTTCTGTAATGTTTTTGCCGTCCTTTTCCGCTTCTACTAGATGGTCTGTCAATTCTTCCACTATCTCATTAATTTCTGTTTCTTTTTTGCCGCTGGCCATTAAATACAATTGAAGATTATCGATAAATTCCTGCCCCTTCGCAGATAGCTCCATAACTTAGGTCCTCCTTTATTTCTTGTTTAATAATTCGTTGACACTGTTGGATAAATGCAGCCATCTTTCCTCGAATTGCGTTAATTCACTGTATCCTTCTGCTGTTAGTGTGTAATACTTTCTTTTCGGTCCAGATGGTGATGCTTTTGTTTCAACATGAACAAGCATTTCTTTTTTCATACGCAGCAGCACAGGATAGATGCTGCCTTCACTAATCATTGTAAATCCGTACGCTTCTAGCTTTTCAATCATTTCATACCCATACACTTCGCCTTTTGCGATGACTGCTAATAAACAGCCTTCGAGAACGCCTTTAAGCATTTGACTTGATGACATCTGCTTCTTCCCTTCAATCGACTAGCTATTTTGCAATGCAAGATAGCTTATGAATACAGATTATCATACACTATTTTGCTTTACAAGATAGTTCGAGTAATTATTTTCCTTTTTTAAAATAATTGGGCTTTTCTGCTATACATAGTGGACTTCCTCTCCTACATAAGTTGTGGTAAAGGAGGTTTTTTAGTGAAAAAAGTTATTTTTTTCTCCATTTTACCAATCATGCTTGTTTTATCTGCATGCTTCAACGATCCGATTCAGGATGATTTAATGGACTATGTTAATAAGGAAATGCTAACAGCCTTTGAGCTGGAGGCAACTGCTGTTTCTGCCTACGATCAAGTTTCAGGTTTAAACTATAGTGATGATATAACCATGTATGATGCTTTAGTATCAACCGTCATCCCAACCTACAATGAGTTTATTAAGGAATTGAATTCTGTTCCAATTGAAACAAGTGAGTTAAGGGAAATTCATGAGATTTATATAAAAGGCGCAGATCTTCAATATAATGCGTTTGTAAAAATTGTCAGGGCTCTTGAAACACAGGATCCGTTGTTGATAGAAGAGGCAAACGGTATGTTAGAAGAAGCCCGCTCTTTGCTTCGTGAATATCAAAATGAGATTGATAAGCTGGCAGAAGAGCATAATGTCGACTGGGAGGAAAAGAATAGTAGTACTTCCTCTATATAAAAAAAAGCGAAGCATTTTTTCTGCTTCGCTTTTTTTTATTTATTAGTTAGACTTTGGCTGCGGCGGACTTTTGGATAAAATAATATACCGCTTGCGAGTAGGATGACTCCGAACAGAAATGTCTTAATATCTGCTGTTCCTGCAATAATGACCCATATGGAGTAAATGGATGCAAGTACGCCGATTACCATGTCTAATTTCCGGCCTTTATTATGCACATATGTTTCTCCTGTGAAGGTAAGCTTCACTT is part of the Niallia taxi genome and harbors:
- a CDS encoding EAL domain-containing protein, yielding MNDKHLDVKNEVGETNLVCDVCVPRAKGYSVFFQDAHSMTLLLDYLKESSADEYKLINNTTVWLLEPVFFSFVDYAAVHLGEYGIEAVEAEVFNPAKNKNNKKPIHQFAKERETAWIDELISENRIITHYQPIIRMEENIPTIYGHEFLSRGLNKDESIIPPYKLFEAARVRNRVFSLDRACRLQSVRNAGIVKDKLIFINFIPTAIYVPEHCLASTFALIKELEVEPSQVVFEVVETDEVQNIDHLKSILSYYRKHGFKYALDDVGTGYNHVDKLELLDPDVVKLAIDYVNGVSKDKLKQEVALAVLQRSHAIGALALAEGVEHIDDYHFLKEMGYDLFQGYMFAKPLAVPMTDLELQSSLLQKS
- a CDS encoding FAD-dependent oxidoreductase, which encodes MKEHQSLWRESVKLPSFSTLSKDEVTEVCIVGGGITGMTAAYLLGRQGHQVILLEADTLMSGTTGYTTAKITAQHGLIYDELIENMGLEKAKLYYEANKNAMEFIKLLAEQLDIDCGLEKHDAVLYAVADEYAEKVKKEHVAYQKIGIDCELVTSIPLPIPIKAALIMKDQYQFHPLQFFKKLIEKMENVQIFENTTATDVEENQSEKVAVITRDGFKVHADKVISASHFPFYDANGFYFARMYPERSYIVAVEETNDYPGGMYYSADTPTRSLRPVTHNGKNLILISGDSHKTGQDEDTARHYEALKEFGKNALKTDKVLYEWSAQDLITLDKVPYVGCIKKGHDSVFVATGYRKWGMTNGAAAALLLADLVLNKQNPYEELYTPSRFYSDPSLRKFISINLDVAKHLIGGKLKSADQEKELSLDEASILRINGKKVGCYKDKEGTVHMVDTTCTHLGCEVAWNNGEKTWDCPCHGSRFSFDGDVLEGPADEPLKKYQ
- a CDS encoding MBL fold metallo-hydrolase, with translation MESQWNFSALKIDLGSFTIFPTLLWNKTNALLVDTGMPGTLAALQKAFAENDVPFEKLSAIILTHQDLDHIGSLPELMEASNKRLAVFAHELDKPYIEGTKLLLKLSGENLTAEKWASIPDSLKPFYENPPSADVTLLLTDKAELEGYPGIEVITTPGHTPGHVSLYIKDKKTLIAGDALTCIDGKLAGPVPQHTLNMEEALESAAKFLHYNIDTVICYHGGIAAGTIKKQLKAIIAK
- the htpG gene encoding molecular chaperone HtpG, encoding METKEFKAESKRLLEMMINSIYSQREVFLRELISNASDAIDKIYYRALSDDAITFHKEDYYIKIKADKQKRTLTITDSGIGMTKEELENNLGTIAKSGSFAFKNETVLKDGHDIIGQFGVGFYAAFMVADVVTVTSKSLDSSIAYKWQSKGADGYTIEEAAKEQVGTEIVLTLKENSEEDQYDEFLDEHRLKQIIKKYSDFIRYPIKMDVSVSAPEQDENGEFAEFVEEQTINSMVPIWRKNKSELTDEDYERFYEDKRYGFDKPLTHIHVSVDGAIRYNAILYVPEKAPFDYYSKEYEKGVELYSNGVLIMEKCADLLPDYFSFVKGLVDSEDLSLNISREMLQHDRQLKKIEKNITKKIKGQLKTLLKDEREKYEAFYQSFGRQLKFGVYNDFGANKEMLEDLLLFYSSKEKKLVSLDEYISKMADEQKYIYYATGESIERINKLPQTELVADEGYEILYFTDDIDEFAIKMLHVYKDKEFKSVSSSDLGINVNDKETTETEEEVKPLLQFMKEALNGKVKDVKISTRLKSHPVCLSTEGELTIEMEKILNAMPDSQGVTADKVLEINTSHEVFQSLKTAFAQDNDKLTLYTNLLYNQALLIEGLPIEDPVEFTNNICKIME
- a CDS encoding catalase — translated: MEEKMNEPTGEDMLTNRQGHPVTDNQNVRTVGNRGPTTLENYDFLEKITHFDREKIPERVVHARGAGAHGYFESYGTVGDEPISKYTRAKIFQEKGKQTPLFVRFSTVVHGVHSPESLRDPRGFAIKFYTEDGNWDLVGNNIKIFFIRDPLKFPDMVHSFKPDPVTNLSDPERMFDFLALTPESMHMITFLFSPWGIPANYRQMQGSGVHAYKWVNEEGKGVLVKYHWEPKQGIKNLTQKEADEIQGKNYSHATQDLYEAIEKGDYPEWELYVQIMEDGEHPELDFDPLDPTKLWYKDDFPWLPVGKMVLNKNPENYFTEVEQVAFGTGVIVDGMDFSDDKLLQGRTFSYSDTQRHRVGTNYLQLPINKPKKHVATNQEGGQMDFRTEFGKHQNPHINYEPSVIGGLKEAENPGKEHEPHVEGEVKREKISRENNFGQAGETYRRFSDFERDELISNLSSALAACREEIQAKMVDMLTQCDEDYGKRIAEGIKKITETRVDKMEEAVQTAEDVSHPSDPY
- a CDS encoding GNAT family N-acetyltransferase, which translates into the protein MDYQITNELPTFEQFAALHEASGLLQNKKGNYTREQLYEAAKNSWYYTAIYHNDTLTAFGRMISDGVYQSLICDVMVNPDMQGQGLGKKVIEELIQKCKDSGIQTVQLFSAKGKHPFYKKLGFQERETDAPGMTILI
- a CDS encoding PadR family transcriptional regulator, whose translation is MSSSQMLKGVLEGCLLAVIAKGEVYGYEMIEKLEAYGFTMISEGSIYPVLLRMKKEMLVHVETKASPSGPKRKYYTLTAEGYSELTQFEERWLHLSNSVNELLNKK